A genomic segment from Lujinxingia sediminis encodes:
- a CDS encoding SRPBCC family protein translates to MAITYTLNHHVNAPPEAVFAAMLDIEGFGAWMENFVRVERLDEGEVGPGSSWREVRNIMGREGAEVFEIRALEPGRRLELYVDGKKGTTGRGEYHYVYELEEREGGTDVRLLGGMEMGAVFNLFARLMLPMFKKMVRKDLESLARHVERKEQT, encoded by the coding sequence GTGGCGATCACGTACACCCTGAATCACCATGTCAACGCGCCGCCGGAGGCGGTCTTTGCGGCGATGCTCGACATCGAGGGCTTTGGTGCCTGGATGGAGAATTTCGTGCGTGTGGAGCGCCTCGATGAGGGGGAGGTCGGCCCCGGGTCGAGCTGGCGCGAGGTCCGCAACATCATGGGTCGTGAGGGCGCGGAGGTCTTTGAAATCCGGGCGCTGGAGCCTGGCCGACGCCTCGAACTTTACGTCGATGGTAAAAAGGGCACGACCGGCCGCGGGGAATACCACTACGTGTACGAGCTTGAGGAGCGCGAGGGGGGAACCGACGTGCGGCTACTCGGTGGGATGGAGATGGGCGCCGTGTTTAACCTCTTCGCTCGGCTGATGCTGCCTATGTTTAAGAAGATGGTCCGAAAAGACCTCGAATCGTTGGCGCGTCATGTGGAGCGCAAGGAGCAGACGTGA
- a CDS encoding DUF427 domain-containing protein, with amino-acid sequence MSLQTSSSQESIWDFPSPPAVQQSSRRIRVLVESTPIADSTRALRLVHTGHAPHFYIPPEDVRLDLLQPSMHCSFCEWKGVATYYDLQIGPTFIEAVAWSYLQPPKHYQALRDYIAFYPHKVDRCLVDHMRATPEPHPERGGWITPDLIGPF; translated from the coding sequence ATGAGCCTGCAAACCTCCTCCTCTCAGGAGTCGATCTGGGACTTTCCCAGCCCGCCGGCCGTGCAGCAAAGTTCGCGCCGCATCCGCGTCCTGGTCGAGAGCACACCGATCGCCGACTCCACCCGCGCGCTTCGCCTGGTGCATACCGGCCACGCCCCCCATTTTTATATCCCCCCCGAAGACGTGCGCCTCGATCTTCTGCAGCCCTCCATGCACTGCAGCTTCTGCGAATGGAAGGGCGTGGCCACCTATTACGATCTTCAGATAGGGCCGACCTTCATTGAGGCCGTGGCCTGGTCGTACCTTCAGCCGCCCAAACATTATCAGGCGCTGCGCGACTACATCGCGTTCTACCCCCACAAAGTCGACCGGTGTCTGGTCGATCATATGCGCGCGACACCCGAGCCCCATCCGGAGCGCGGGGGGTGGATCACCCCCGACCTGATCGGTCCCTTTTAG
- a CDS encoding FKBP-type peptidyl-prolyl cis-trans isomerase, producing the protein MRRRIALLTCLLTFSLIACESKEDAVEEPPSTAEQGATEEGAAEEGATEEGAAEEGAAEEGAAEEESDPLAAPADVAAPPADAETTASGLASKVLKEGTGTAHPTANSTVRAHYTGWTTDGKMFDSSVKRGQPLTMPLNRVIAGWTEGVQLMVEGEKRRFWIPQDLAYKGAPGMPAGMLVFDVELIEIVN; encoded by the coding sequence ATGCGTCGACGCATTGCCCTTTTGACCTGTCTTCTGACCTTCTCGCTGATCGCCTGCGAATCCAAAGAGGACGCCGTAGAAGAGCCCCCCTCCACCGCTGAGCAAGGTGCCACCGAGGAAGGTGCCGCCGAAGAAGGCGCCACCGAGGAAGGTGCCGCCGAAGAAGGCGCTGCCGAAGAAGGCGCCGCCGAGGAGGAAAGCGATCCTCTGGCAGCTCCGGCCGACGTGGCCGCTCCGCCAGCCGACGCCGAAACGACCGCGTCGGGCCTGGCAAGCAAGGTCCTCAAAGAAGGCACCGGTACCGCGCATCCTACCGCCAACTCGACGGTGCGCGCGCACTACACCGGCTGGACCACCGACGGTAAGATGTTCGATAGCTCGGTGAAACGCGGCCAGCCGCTGACGATGCCACTAAACCGGGTGATCGCCGGCTGGACCGAAGGCGTACAGCTGATGGTGGAGGGTGAGAAGCGCCGCTTCTGGATCCCCCAGGATCTGGCCTACAAGGGCGCGCCAGGCATGCCGGCCGGCATGCTCGTCTTCGACGTCGAGCTCATCGAAATCGTCAACTAA
- a CDS encoding response regulator: MTHGPPDDDYRDQELSELKRRHETLMRGLEMLSLSGAQTGLKAVVGLLDDVVGGDGGAVLQVRDDGEISVLCASDPRLEELQWWVGALTETVLEGHPLVLEDVREQAGWQTMLASVSMPVASVMMVSVGTAINPALWLCVHGEPGRFGRAELERAHALRGLLTQAMVGWMAGRRWAMMSHELRTPVNAMIGFAELLREEQRQRLPENALDKLASIERSGAEVLGIVSNLVSLAQLEAGDVEPEVYSVDVHRALDAVLGQLEGIAQQRGIAIMIERAASNAEVQCDGEKLEQLFDGVIGEAVRFSAGTQVEVALEADETHVKLRVGDLSPGRRGRARRLEQSVLRQLADLLGVSYRVERSVRRGTVVVLGIPRSFVGKGAEQVSFSEEIEINENAKLVLIIDDDRDTRGVLKRTLERVGHTVVCARDGREGLRLASEVRPDVITLDVMMPRMDGWTVLERLKEDPDLRKIPVIMLTFVDDKQRGLAFGADHFMSKPVDRHELLEVMEAYESAIDDGDVLVVEDDEASRQMLVRHLEREGFRVTAASNGEEGLARLEAIEPSLVFLDLMMPHVDGFEFLTRFRERPKFKDVPVVVMTAKYLTAEDYARLSGSATRIVQKGGGEYMGLLEELRELVVRLTRGKARRG; encoded by the coding sequence ATGACGCACGGCCCCCCGGATGACGATTACCGCGACCAGGAGCTCTCCGAGTTAAAGAGGCGCCACGAGACGCTGATGCGCGGGCTGGAGATGCTCAGCCTGAGCGGCGCACAGACCGGATTGAAGGCCGTGGTCGGGCTTCTCGATGATGTGGTCGGAGGCGATGGCGGGGCGGTCCTGCAGGTGCGCGATGATGGTGAAATCAGCGTTCTGTGTGCCAGTGACCCTCGTCTCGAAGAGTTACAATGGTGGGTGGGAGCGTTGACCGAGACGGTGCTTGAAGGGCACCCCCTTGTGCTCGAAGACGTGCGTGAGCAGGCGGGCTGGCAGACGATGCTGGCGTCGGTGTCGATGCCGGTGGCTTCGGTGATGATGGTCAGCGTAGGTACGGCGATCAATCCGGCGCTCTGGCTCTGTGTGCATGGCGAGCCGGGGCGCTTTGGCCGAGCTGAGCTGGAGCGCGCGCATGCGCTGCGCGGCCTGCTCACTCAGGCGATGGTCGGATGGATGGCCGGGCGGCGCTGGGCGATGATGAGCCACGAGCTGCGCACGCCGGTCAACGCGATGATCGGGTTTGCGGAGCTGCTCCGCGAAGAGCAGCGTCAGCGACTTCCGGAGAATGCTCTCGACAAGTTGGCCAGCATTGAGCGTTCCGGTGCCGAGGTCCTTGGTATCGTCAGCAACCTCGTCTCGCTGGCGCAGCTCGAAGCCGGCGACGTGGAGCCGGAGGTTTACAGCGTCGATGTGCATCGGGCGCTCGATGCTGTGCTGGGGCAGCTTGAGGGCATCGCGCAACAGCGCGGCATCGCAATCATGATCGAGCGGGCTGCATCCAATGCGGAAGTTCAATGCGACGGCGAGAAGCTCGAGCAACTCTTTGACGGCGTGATAGGCGAAGCAGTGCGCTTTAGCGCTGGCACCCAGGTGGAGGTGGCCCTGGAGGCCGATGAAACGCATGTGAAGCTGCGCGTGGGCGATCTTTCCCCGGGGCGACGCGGGCGCGCCCGCAGGTTGGAGCAGTCCGTGTTACGCCAACTCGCCGACCTGCTCGGCGTCAGCTACCGCGTGGAGCGCAGTGTGCGTCGCGGCACGGTGGTGGTGCTCGGCATTCCCAGATCCTTTGTCGGAAAGGGCGCGGAGCAGGTGAGCTTCTCGGAGGAGATCGAAATCAATGAGAACGCCAAGCTGGTCCTGATCATTGACGACGATCGCGACACCCGCGGGGTGCTCAAACGCACGCTGGAGCGGGTGGGGCATACCGTGGTGTGCGCACGCGACGGACGCGAGGGGTTGAGACTGGCCTCGGAGGTGCGCCCGGACGTGATCACTCTTGATGTGATGATGCCCCGGATGGACGGCTGGACAGTGTTGGAGCGACTTAAGGAGGATCCCGATCTTCGAAAGATCCCGGTGATCATGCTCACCTTTGTCGATGACAAACAGCGGGGGCTGGCCTTTGGTGCCGACCACTTTATGTCGAAGCCGGTCGATCGGCACGAGCTCCTGGAGGTGATGGAGGCGTACGAGAGCGCGATCGATGACGGGGATGTACTGGTCGTCGAAGACGACGAGGCCTCCCGTCAGATGTTGGTACGCCACCTGGAGCGGGAGGGGTTTCGGGTGACCGCGGCCTCCAATGGCGAAGAGGGGCTGGCACGTCTGGAGGCGATCGAGCCCAGTCTGGTCTTTCTGGACTTGATGATGCCGCATGTCGACGGGTTCGAGTTTCTAACGCGCTTTCGAGAGCGCCCGAAGTTCAAAGACGTGCCCGTGGTAGTGATGACCGCCAAGTACCTCACCGCGGAGGACTACGCGCGCCTCTCGGGTAGCGCTACCCGGATCGTGCAGAAGGGGGGCGGGGAGTATATGGGGCTTCTGGAAGAGCTGCGCGAACTGGTGGTAAGGCTCACACGCGGCAAGGCTCGCCGGGGCTGA
- a CDS encoding CatA-like O-acetyltransferase — translation MERIDLSTWARRPHYEFFRGFERPFFDVATRIDLTPLVELTRRSTLRLFPSLLHSVCVAANATDALRLRLDDEGVVRVAQVTPSFTVMSDRGTFNYATAPFTDDLARFSRELGEHADRSRNLPELFLGDDHRLDLVYITSMPWLDFQSISHAFSGQPLDSAPRIAWGKVVEVEPGRHEATFQLTVHHALADGRDAAIFFEQLNTRIQALADLPG, via the coding sequence ATGGAACGCATCGATCTGAGCACCTGGGCGCGCCGCCCCCACTATGAGTTCTTCCGCGGCTTTGAGCGCCCCTTCTTCGACGTGGCCACCCGCATCGACCTCACTCCCCTGGTGGAGCTGACTCGCCGCAGCACACTGCGCCTCTTTCCCTCGCTGCTGCACAGCGTGTGCGTGGCCGCCAACGCCACCGACGCTCTTCGCCTGCGCCTTGACGACGAGGGCGTGGTTCGCGTCGCTCAGGTCACCCCTTCCTTTACGGTGATGAGCGACCGGGGAACCTTCAATTACGCCACCGCCCCCTTCACCGACGATCTGGCGCGCTTTAGTCGCGAGCTTGGCGAACATGCCGACCGCTCCCGCAACCTGCCCGAACTTTTTCTGGGCGATGATCATCGCCTCGATCTTGTCTACATCACCTCCATGCCCTGGCTGGACTTCCAGAGCATCAGCCACGCCTTCTCCGGCCAGCCGCTGGACTCCGCTCCCCGCATCGCCTGGGGCAAAGTGGTCGAGGTTGAGCCGGGACGCCATGAGGCGACCTTTCAACTCACCGTCCACCACGCCCTGGCCGATGGTCGTGACGCCGCGATCTTCTTTGAGCAGCTGAACACGCGCATTCAGGCCCTGGCCGACCTCCCCGGCTGA
- the rpe gene encoding ribulose-phosphate 3-epimerase, translating into MTTRELRIAPSILSADFARLGEQCQEVIDAGADWLHVDVMDGHYVPNITIGLPVVEALREALPDAFLDVHLMIDNPDDFVGPFARAGADLVCFHPETSRHPHRAVHTIKGLGKKAGLAINPGTPLSWIDHLAHDLDMVLIMSVNPGFGGQAFIPHTIEKIAQLKARLDALGVDLDIEVDGGVSPSNAAQLRQAGANVLVAGSAIFGAPSYKDAIDAIRQQATL; encoded by the coding sequence ATGACGACGCGCGAACTTCGCATCGCCCCCTCGATCCTCTCGGCCGACTTCGCCCGCCTCGGTGAGCAATGCCAGGAGGTGATCGACGCCGGCGCCGACTGGCTGCATGTCGACGTGATGGACGGCCACTACGTACCCAACATCACCATCGGACTGCCCGTGGTCGAGGCCCTGCGTGAGGCGCTGCCGGACGCCTTTCTCGATGTGCACCTGATGATCGACAACCCCGACGACTTCGTCGGTCCCTTCGCCCGCGCCGGCGCCGATCTGGTGTGCTTTCATCCCGAGACCAGCCGCCACCCCCACCGCGCGGTGCACACCATCAAGGGGCTGGGCAAAAAGGCAGGCCTGGCGATCAACCCGGGCACCCCGCTGAGCTGGATCGATCATCTGGCCCATGACCTCGACATGGTCCTGATCATGAGCGTGAACCCCGGCTTTGGCGGCCAGGCATTCATCCCACACACCATCGAGAAGATCGCGCAGCTCAAAGCCCGCCTCGACGCGCTGGGAGTCGATCTCGACATCGAAGTCGACGGCGGCGTCTCCCCCTCCAATGCTGCCCAACTTCGCCAGGCAGGCGCCAACGTGCTGGTGGCCGGAAGCGCCATCTTCGGAGCTCCGAGTTACAAAGACGCCATCGACGCCATCCGCCAGCAGGCCACCCTCTAG
- the rsmB gene encoding 16S rRNA (cytosine(967)-C(5))-methyltransferase RsmB, with protein MTTARTLALDVLSRIEQDDAYSHIALSNQLATSELDARDRALATELVYGTLARQRSIDTVLSRFVSRKLESLDRPVRLNLRMATYQLLYLDRIPAHALVNDAVKLVKRACGQRTAGFANAVLRNMLRSKEKWQPFEERDRSAHPARYLGLKYSLPDWIARRLLDRHGLERAEALAEAFAGRPPLYLRRLQPLDTLPEGVSPLQAPPGALKAESSSPELRALLEAHALTIQDLGSQLIAHYCGASPGMRALDACCGLGGKSLLLAQQLGPGDTLVACDPLPTKLEMLANTLADLRVDPTVVLREATLQELPESDGDFDLILVDAPCSGLGVIRRHPETRWRRSPADVDALVRVQSELLDHAVNRLNPGATLVYSVCTFTREEGPEQIERLLERHPHLERAPLPESGFDWAPFVNTLGELDLNPRDHDCDAFFAARLRRTPT; from the coding sequence GTGACCACCGCCCGAACTCTCGCCCTCGATGTGCTCAGCCGCATTGAGCAGGACGACGCCTACAGCCATATCGCGCTCTCCAACCAGCTGGCCACCAGCGAGCTCGACGCCCGCGACCGTGCGCTGGCCACCGAGCTCGTCTACGGCACGCTCGCCAGGCAGCGCTCCATCGACACGGTGCTCTCGCGCTTTGTCTCCCGCAAACTCGAGAGCCTGGATCGCCCGGTGCGCCTTAACCTGCGCATGGCCACCTACCAGCTGCTCTACCTGGACCGCATCCCGGCGCACGCGCTGGTTAACGACGCCGTCAAACTCGTCAAGCGGGCCTGCGGCCAGCGCACCGCCGGCTTTGCCAACGCGGTGCTGCGCAACATGCTGCGCAGCAAAGAGAAGTGGCAGCCTTTTGAAGAGCGCGACCGCAGCGCCCACCCGGCGCGCTACCTGGGGTTGAAATACTCGCTTCCCGACTGGATCGCCCGACGACTGCTCGATCGCCACGGCCTGGAGCGCGCCGAAGCCCTGGCCGAGGCCTTTGCCGGCCGGCCGCCTCTTTACCTGAGGCGTCTGCAGCCGCTCGACACCCTGCCCGAAGGGGTCAGCCCGCTTCAAGCTCCGCCCGGAGCGCTCAAGGCGGAGAGCTCCTCTCCAGAGTTGCGAGCGCTCCTGGAGGCGCACGCACTCACGATCCAGGATCTGGGAAGTCAGCTCATCGCGCACTACTGTGGCGCAAGCCCGGGCATGCGAGCGCTGGACGCCTGCTGCGGCCTGGGGGGTAAATCGCTGCTCCTCGCCCAGCAGCTCGGCCCCGGAGACACCCTGGTGGCCTGCGACCCGCTCCCCACCAAACTGGAGATGTTGGCCAACACCCTGGCCGACCTCCGAGTCGACCCCACCGTCGTGCTCCGAGAGGCCACGCTCCAGGAGCTTCCCGAATCCGACGGCGACTTCGATCTGATCCTGGTCGACGCCCCCTGCTCCGGCCTGGGCGTGATCCGCCGACACCCCGAGACCCGTTGGCGACGCTCCCCGGCCGACGTCGACGCCCTGGTGCGGGTTCAATCCGAACTTCTCGATCACGCGGTAAACCGACTTAACCCGGGCGCCACGCTGGTCTACAGCGTCTGCACCTTCACCCGCGAGGAAGGCCCCGAGCAGATCGAGCGCCTCCTTGAGCGTCACCCACACCTGGAGCGCGCCCCGCTGCCGGAGAGCGGCTTCGACTGGGCCCCCTTCGTCAATACGCTGGGGGAACTCGACTTAAACCCGCGCGACCACGACTGCGACGCGTTTTTCGCCGCACGTCTTCGTCGCACTCCAACCTGA
- the fmt gene encoding methionyl-tRNA formyltransferase — protein sequence MTASRTPLRIVYMGTPDFAVPALTKLIESPDEVVGVVTNPDRPSGRGKKLTPPPVKVAAQAAGIEVYQPEKLRGPEVLEHLRAWNPDVIVVAAYGQILRNDVLLLPRYGCINIHASLLPAYRGAAPINWAIVRGEAESGVTIMQMERGLDTGPMLLKRKTPIEELDTTQDLHDRLSEMGAELIVDVMRLIHLDSLNPIVQDDAQSSYAPMLKKSDGEIDFRKSAREVADLIRGMNPWPGAYAFLHTAEGPQRIKIHLARAHSAATNGADTGANPGEVIRADDQGLHIACGQGYIECLQLQAPGKRALPVSDFLNGYTLHTDHHFLLPDERSD from the coding sequence ATGACCGCCTCTCGCACGCCGCTTCGCATCGTGTACATGGGCACGCCTGACTTTGCGGTGCCCGCGCTCACCAAACTCATTGAGAGCCCCGACGAGGTCGTCGGCGTGGTGACCAACCCCGATCGCCCCAGCGGTCGGGGCAAAAAGCTCACCCCGCCGCCGGTCAAAGTCGCAGCTCAGGCCGCCGGTATCGAGGTCTACCAGCCCGAGAAGTTACGCGGTCCGGAGGTCCTGGAACATCTTCGCGCCTGGAATCCGGATGTGATCGTGGTCGCGGCCTACGGACAGATTCTGCGCAACGATGTGCTGCTGCTGCCGCGTTACGGCTGCATCAACATCCACGCCTCCCTGCTGCCCGCCTACCGCGGCGCGGCGCCCATCAACTGGGCGATTGTGCGCGGGGAGGCCGAGTCCGGCGTGACGATCATGCAGATGGAGCGCGGCCTGGACACAGGCCCGATGCTCCTTAAGCGCAAGACGCCCATCGAAGAGCTTGATACCACTCAGGATCTTCATGATCGCCTCTCCGAGATGGGTGCCGAGCTGATCGTGGATGTGATGCGCCTGATTCATCTCGACAGCCTCAACCCGATCGTCCAGGACGACGCACAGTCGTCCTACGCGCCGATGCTCAAGAAGAGTGACGGGGAGATCGACTTTCGAAAGAGCGCCCGCGAGGTCGCCGACCTGATTCGCGGGATGAACCCCTGGCCCGGGGCGTATGCTTTTTTGCACACCGCCGAAGGTCCGCAACGCATCAAAATACATCTGGCGCGGGCGCACAGCGCGGCAACCAACGGCGCGGATACCGGCGCCAACCCGGGTGAGGTCATTCGCGCCGATGATCAGGGGCTGCACATCGCCTGCGGCCAGGGCTACATCGAGTGCCTCCAGCTGCAGGCCCCCGGCAAGCGCGCGCTGCCCGTGAGCGACTTCCTCAACGGCTATACGCTGCACACCGATCACCACTTTCTGCTCCCCGACGAGCGCTCCGACTGA
- the def gene encoding peptide deformylase, with product MASLLDIVLYPDDVLKTRCTPVDTVDDEVRELIDSMVETMYAAPGIGLAAPQVNDTRRITVIDVSSREEGADSELITLVNPEIVHREGKIVWEEGCLSIPGVYDKVTRAQKVVVQALDRDGSPFELEADELLAVCLQHEIDHLDGVLMLDHFSHLKRKMALKRYKKHLEALEEERRKEAEKANDTPSS from the coding sequence ATGGCCTCCCTGCTCGACATCGTCCTCTACCCCGATGACGTCCTTAAGACCCGCTGCACCCCGGTTGACACCGTCGATGACGAGGTGCGCGAGCTCATCGACAGCATGGTCGAGACCATGTACGCCGCCCCCGGCATCGGGCTGGCCGCTCCCCAGGTCAATGACACCCGTCGCATCACCGTCATCGACGTCTCCTCACGCGAGGAAGGTGCCGACAGCGAGCTCATTACACTGGTCAACCCCGAGATCGTGCACCGCGAGGGTAAGATTGTCTGGGAAGAAGGCTGCCTCTCCATCCCCGGGGTCTACGACAAGGTGACCCGCGCCCAGAAAGTTGTGGTGCAGGCGCTCGACCGCGACGGCTCCCCCTTTGAGCTTGAGGCCGATGAACTCCTGGCGGTCTGCCTGCAGCATGAGATCGATCACCTCGACGGGGTGCTCATGCTCGACCACTTCAGCCACCTCAAGCGCAAGATGGCGCTCAAGCGGTATAAAAAACACCTGGAAGCGCTCGAAGAAGAGCGCCGCAAAGAGGCCGAGAAGGCCAACGACACCCCCTCTTCCTGA
- a CDS encoding J domain-containing protein translates to MIRLLIIGRPGSQWADRLHRLELQDLEIDHERLPSAGIRRFEASPADLIIIADDQGGERVEILAGAIRSRPLGQLVPLILVCPLPDPERVQATCDTLDLVAWLPPETGAETLITRIGSALDVSLRSEPPPTSPAPSEAQTHLEPPEQPATPAPTGAPPSEPSRVFRAGGLTLEALDTGATRRVDRDQIFPQRDYAHPEASVDAEVIRRKLRAVRHEDYYAILEVRRGADTQPIREAFHRLYARFDPRHIDFQIAHAFEDALMEIRDALEDAWAVLGDPTLREPYLRHTLRS, encoded by the coding sequence ATGATTCGCCTGCTGATCATCGGACGCCCCGGCTCCCAGTGGGCCGACCGCCTCCACCGGCTTGAGCTCCAGGATCTGGAGATCGACCACGAGCGCCTCCCCTCGGCCGGCATCCGCCGCTTTGAGGCCTCGCCGGCCGATCTGATCATCATCGCCGATGACCAGGGCGGCGAGCGCGTGGAGATTCTGGCGGGCGCCATTCGCAGCCGCCCGCTGGGGCAGCTTGTACCGCTGATCCTCGTTTGCCCGCTCCCGGATCCGGAGCGCGTGCAGGCCACCTGCGACACCCTTGACCTGGTGGCCTGGCTCCCGCCGGAGACCGGTGCGGAGACCCTGATCACCCGCATCGGCTCCGCGCTCGATGTCTCACTGCGCTCGGAGCCCCCCCCGACCTCCCCCGCTCCCTCTGAGGCTCAGACGCATCTGGAGCCGCCCGAGCAACCCGCCACGCCAGCGCCCACCGGGGCTCCCCCATCCGAGCCCTCCCGGGTGTTCCGTGCCGGGGGACTGACCCTGGAGGCCCTCGACACCGGCGCGACTCGCCGGGTCGACCGCGACCAGATCTTCCCCCAGCGGGACTACGCCCACCCCGAGGCCAGCGTCGACGCCGAGGTGATCCGCCGCAAGCTCCGGGCGGTGCGCCACGAAGACTACTATGCCATTCTGGAAGTTCGTCGCGGCGCCGATACTCAGCCCATCCGCGAGGCTTTTCACCGCCTCTACGCCCGCTTCGATCCGCGGCATATCGACTTTCAGATCGCGCACGCCTTTGAAGACGCGCTGATGGAAATCCGCGACGCACTCGAAGACGCCTGGGCCGTACTCGGCGATCCGACCCTGCGCGAGCCCTACCTTCGCCATACGCTGCGTTCTTAA
- a CDS encoding nucleotidyltransferase domain-containing protein translates to MKLSTLSPLSPPPQPSDALRRSADPIPKPALLAWVEGPGAEGIETPWRLAGITILPASTLLGLRAFEDAYEDQLPGEAPDGSDCMRVIFDLEKLLRMALHQSVLALELLASPAPLQLHAPFNELAPVELAQAAITSGVIRAYRGVLPSTLDAIDAGERMAALSGLRRLYTASLLHRDAVMGTDLGAQLLSCAPSPIAPIVEGWSDGPLRPAQARALKDEARRLDALLDLPGALPERPHDYDLLHETLVAWRLATS, encoded by the coding sequence ATGAAGCTCTCCACCCTCTCGCCACTGAGCCCGCCGCCGCAGCCCTCCGACGCGCTGCGGCGGTCCGCCGACCCGATCCCGAAGCCGGCGCTTCTGGCCTGGGTGGAGGGCCCGGGGGCCGAGGGCATCGAGACGCCCTGGCGTCTGGCCGGTATCACGATCCTGCCGGCCTCCACGCTCCTGGGGCTGCGCGCCTTTGAGGACGCCTACGAAGATCAACTCCCCGGAGAGGCTCCCGACGGCAGCGACTGCATGCGTGTGATCTTTGATCTGGAGAAGCTCCTGCGCATGGCCCTCCACCAGAGCGTGCTGGCGCTGGAACTTCTGGCCAGTCCCGCCCCGCTCCAGCTTCACGCCCCTTTTAACGAGCTCGCCCCTGTGGAGTTGGCCCAGGCCGCCATCACCTCCGGGGTGATTCGCGCCTACCGCGGTGTCCTGCCTTCAACCCTGGACGCCATCGACGCTGGCGAGCGCATGGCCGCGCTCAGCGGACTTCGCCGCCTTTACACAGCGAGCCTCCTTCATCGTGACGCGGTGATGGGCACCGATCTGGGAGCCCAGCTCCTGAGTTGCGCCCCCTCCCCCATCGCCCCTATCGTGGAAGGCTGGAGCGACGGCCCGCTTCGCCCCGCTCAGGCGCGCGCGCTCAAAGACGAAGCCCGTCGCCTCGACGCACTCCTCGATCTCCCGGGGGCGCTCCCGGAGCGGCCTCACGACTATGATCTTCTGCACGAGACGCTCGTCGCCTGGAGACTGGCCACCTCATGA